tgtctttaaaaatttgaTGTTGTGAATGCAAgcaggattaaaataaaatgcaaatttgttGAAGATGTGATGTTTATTGATTGAATTTACTTTGTAGGGTTGGGAACTTTGGAAAGagcttattatttttctaaaaatgtatttttttttctttcttttctgtaggaGATTCCTTTTCACAGTTCCGACTTGCTGATGAGAAAGAATGGGATAGAGAAAGCATATGCCATGAGCAGGTAACAGAATTACCATTTCAATGAGCTTGTGTGGATTATTGCCTGGCACAGAATGCCTTGGCAGTTGTGCTTTCAGCAACAAATTGTTTAAGACAATAATAACACTCTttattctgtatatttttattaatttgtccCTGGTGCTGGaggctttttcctcccccctccccccagttaGACTAATCAAAGCAGCGGGCTAGGTTTTTAAGgaactttggaagaaaagaacaaggaaatCCATCCATTGAAGGCCAAATATGGGACTGTCACTTTGCTTTACTGACTTATCAAGtcagcctttctttttcagctgcattcaagttttcaagagaaaataGTTTGGCTAGTTTTGTTATAGTCCTTTTACTAAACTGCTTTGTAGGTTTGTAAATTAAAACTATGAATTCCTGTATTGTGTTAGATTGTTCTTTATGTTCCTTGAATGTGTGGAACAGGGGACTGTAATAGACTAAAGTCATTAAtagtttacatttattttttttttaatacaagtgTACTGTGTGTTGAATTATATTTCAGctatctgtgttttctgttgacTGCCAGTCTCTGGCCCAGGCCCTTCAGGAATTGCCTCTACATCTGAGGTTGAATGTAGCTGCTGAACTGGTGCAGGTAATGCTGAGAGTTTTCACAAGAAAATGCATATATCGTAAGTGAAACAATTATGCCAGAATGATTGCTGTAAACTTGGTCTTCAAACGtaagtaaaatgtattttataagtaaatacatttcttgAGCCTGGCATGTCAAATGGCGTGTAATGCAGGATACCCCTCTATCAGACTTCTTATGCTTTATTgacttaaaacaaaatgctttgatGTGCAGCACAGTAGATTTGAAGCAGGTATCGGAATGTTTGACATGGAATGCTTGCACTCGTTTTGTACTTGCTTCTCTGGTTAGCAGCTGTTAAAAGCTTGCACCAAATTTTTGAAAGTGctttcacattattttctgtgaattattttaattgtgatTTGCTCTTCTACATAGCTATTATCAACATGCGTGCTTATTCCATGAATCAAACTTAATCTGTGTTAGAACAAGTAGAACTGTCAGTCAAACAGGTGAAGAAAATGTCATGctctggtggaaaaaaaaaagcaacaataataggaaaaaatgtttcttcagactgtgaaaaataaaatattcatgtaaGGGCAAAAGAATGAATGAGATAAATATAAACCCAAAATTCTTACCAAAAAATCCATCTGctcaagcaaggaaaaaaaatgacccttcagaaaaaaatttacttctgtttgGAGATGTGTGAAGTGCTTCTGTGACAGACAGAAACGTGCTCTTTCTTAAGGGAGCTCAAATACGTCTGCAGATGTGGTGTCTAAGGAAATCTGCACATAAATGTTActttcaaatacaattttctttttaagagttCTAGTCAcaatctttaatttttatcagGGTTATAAAGCGTGTGTTAAGACATTTAATCTTTGTCTTTCCATTCTGACCAGTGATGCAGCCATCAGATACACTGCAGTGTTATTAATGCCAGGGCTTCCTGGTAAAAGCAGAATCTGTGTTTCATGATTATATAATGAATTGTCATTTCTTGCTCCACTATTTGATAATGTTTTgtaatttgatttaatttttcaaaatatacagCTATATACTATGACTTTTGCTAAATGATTTTCAGCAACCTGTTAGTATGGTTTGGTTTTAGGACTGGAATTTTGAAGGGGAGGCCTAACATGGGATAACGTTTCTAGCCAAATTCAGTCATGCCAAAATTCAGAGTATTGATGGGATTTAATTacagaagaattaaagaaaaataactcttcaGGAATTATTTGTGAAACAATGGATTGTTGGAAACATTGAAACAATGGAAACTTGCTGATTTAGCATACAATCTCATACTCTGGAATAAGGGATAAAAGGAGTTTGTATTTTGTAGCTGCTTCTCTAAAGGTATCATCAAGATAACTTCAGTACACTTTTACTTCTGAATTAAATTCTACTGAAATTCACTGTACCGTCTTAAGTGATCAAATGTAGGAAGCTTGAATTACAGTCCAAATTAGATGGAATAGCAAAAGTTGAGTTAATCGTTAGAAAGACTCAGGTTCTGTTTTGTACTCTTAGGCATCAACACCTGCAGAGCTCCCACAGATGAGATCTAAAATTATTGAAGACAGCAAGAGGAGAGAGCTGCTGTTCCGACAGTCTCCGGCTCAGAGTGAGAGAGTGCTGGTCTCCCATCCCACTGGTGGTTCTGTTGCTCCATCAGAGTCTGGAAATAGAAATGGTCCTAGGGCAAGTGCGGCAGAACCATTTCAGAGAGCCCATCCACTGTCAAAGCAAGTGACTGACCATTTGGATGAGGAACTAGATTTTCTCCTAAATCTAGATGCTCCCGTTGGTACAGAAAACAGACCTGCGTCAGGGGCATTATCCTACAGCGTGTCGACTGAGAAAGACTTGAAAATGGATTGTAAGGAAAAAGGtaagatttcttttctccccagcatgcccttatttaatttccttttactCTGTTTTGGTGACCCTTTTGAGTTCTCGTTTAGCCAATCAACGGTACGGCTGTCATCATCTCTGTCATGCTGCATTCTGTTTATCTGGGGCTGTGTTATgacccatttttttccttttcagttttaactCCACACTGAACTACAGTTTCACCATTGTTAGTTCATTTTAGGAATTAAGAGAAATTCTTCTGTGGAACAGAATTTGTCTTGCAATAcagcaaaattttaaacaaaaaaaatattaatgtactGCTAGAGAATTTTAGTGAGAAGAAGGTAAAACAAACTTTTCATGTAGCATTATCAGCCCTTCGATCAGTGTGCTAACAGTGTACAGAAGAACTGTCAGCTCATTCTGGTGACTTGTTATTTTCAAACTTCACTagcattgattttaaaaaattaaatttagtatggaaacaaaacatttcattcaaaattttcgtattttagaaaaattggcaaacctttcattttgtttgcattCCTGGAAGTTATACTGCTGGCTGTTAGTTTTGATGGAGATTGTTTGCTACTCCCTCCCAGTCCACAGTGCTGTAAAAGTTTTTAAcatctctgatttttttgtgtatgaTTTTCTTGCTATCATATGTTCAACCATCTTGGACTTAATTTTTATAAGACGTTACCACAAGTGATACGGTAAGCCTTGTTACTGAAGGCAATCCTGAAATGCTCTTTCATTTCATGGTATGTCATGCTTTTCACTCCAAAGAACAGTGTAAATCCCTTAAGAAAACAGTGCCATCAGAACATGGAATCTTAACATGTTGTAATAATTGTGCAGGGTGATCTGCTGTTGTGGCCTCCTGCTCCTCCTACATTAAAGCAAACTCTGCAGCAGACAGGATTGCAGGAGGGAGTTCACTTACTGTTGGATCAGGCCCTGGCCTCCTTGAATCAGGAGGAAGCCATGCTGCCCTAGTTGAGTTTATTAAGCAGcctcttttgttgttttttccccccctccaaaTGTTGCTACTATTTTTGGAATACAACTTGCTAttctttaagaaagaaagattttggtTAAATAGTCATTTGTGcgttaaaaagcaaaatgatcAACAAAGAGCTGGTATGGAATTGTTTCCAGATTTTCAAATCTGTTCTTTTCACTTTTCTAGACCCTTTAAAACTAGATATGCCTGAAGAGAAGAGTACAGCATCACAGCAAATTCAAAGTACTTCTAAAACTCTTActgaggaagagctggaagaatGGCTGGACAGCATGATTTCCTGAAGCTTACATTTACTTCATGTTTGCTATAGTCACTTATTCACGTAAGGAGCAAGTTGAATCTTAACCTTTACCTGTTTCACTTTGCTCAGTATGCCA
This genomic stretch from Falco naumanni isolate bFalNau1 chromosome 7, bFalNau1.pat, whole genome shotgun sequence harbors:
- the AVEN gene encoding cell death regulator Aven, producing the protein MQCERGGSRPRREGGRHGRRRPGGAERAAEAATEGSGRDGHGRGGGGGRGRGGAHGQRRGGGRGRREPRGRGAAPPPAAHQHRRVEDDDDTESQEEEEKEKLKSYSRRKIFSNWSRYEDTEKEGQSEHGESQRGTDFHVLLSSAGDSFSQFRLADEKEWDRESICHEQLSVFSVDCQSLAQALQELPLHLRLNVAAELVQASTPAELPQMRSKIIEDSKRRELLFRQSPAQSERVLVSHPTGGSVAPSESGNRNGPRASAAEPFQRAHPLSKQVTDHLDEELDFLLNLDAPVGTENRPASGALSYSVSTEKDLKMDCKEKDPLKLDMPEEKSTASQQIQSTSKTLTEEELEEWLDSMIS